Proteins encoded within one genomic window of Streptomyces sp. NBC_01314:
- a CDS encoding ABC transporter permease, which translates to MTTTQSTEVPAKAALPPATSTAVRVQNAVIKYGFIFVTVALFAYFALSEGSFRESATLLDTLRYVSVAAILGLGVTLTMSVGGMDMSVGAVAGLGVSVAAHTMVVYNQIGTVAIIAVLAAGALAGLLNALLIVVMKIPDMLATLGTMFVIQGTKLILVDGQSITPGMTLEDGTTAPGRFTADFLKIDRGTVLGIPISVLVFGALTVAAWVFLARTRWGRVFYAIGANPEASRLAGIRVGAYRALAYVLSGVLASIGGLILASRIGQGDVSAGTSQLLEAVAVALVGTSVLGRGRPNVWGTALGAVLIGIITTGLTIKGLPYYTQDVVEGAVLILALVFSFTLSKRRTA; encoded by the coding sequence ATGACCACCACCCAGAGCACCGAGGTCCCCGCCAAGGCGGCGCTCCCGCCCGCGACCTCCACGGCCGTGCGCGTCCAGAACGCCGTCATCAAGTACGGCTTCATCTTCGTCACGGTCGCGCTCTTCGCGTACTTCGCGCTGAGCGAGGGCTCCTTCCGCGAGTCGGCGACCCTCCTCGACACCCTCCGGTACGTGTCCGTCGCCGCCATCCTCGGCCTCGGCGTCACCCTCACCATGTCCGTCGGCGGAATGGACATGTCCGTCGGCGCGGTCGCCGGCCTCGGCGTCTCGGTCGCCGCCCACACCATGGTCGTGTACAACCAGATCGGCACGGTCGCGATCATCGCGGTCCTCGCGGCGGGCGCCCTCGCGGGCCTCCTCAACGCCCTGCTGATCGTGGTGATGAAGATCCCCGACATGCTGGCCACGCTCGGCACCATGTTCGTCATCCAGGGCACCAAACTCATCCTCGTGGACGGCCAGTCGATCACCCCCGGCATGACGCTGGAGGACGGCACCACCGCTCCCGGCCGGTTCACCGCCGACTTCCTGAAGATCGACCGGGGCACGGTCCTCGGCATCCCGATCTCGGTTCTCGTCTTCGGCGCGCTGACGGTCGCGGCCTGGGTCTTCCTGGCCCGCACCCGCTGGGGCCGCGTCTTCTACGCGATCGGCGCCAACCCGGAGGCGTCCCGCCTGGCAGGCATCCGCGTCGGCGCGTACCGCGCGCTGGCGTACGTCCTCTCCGGCGTCCTCGCCTCCATCGGCGGCCTGATCCTGGCGTCGCGCATCGGCCAGGGCGACGTCAGCGCCGGCACCTCCCAGCTGCTGGAGGCGGTGGCGGTCGCCCTCGTCGGCACCTCGGTCCTCGGCCGGGGCCGCCCGAACGTCTGGGGCACCGCCCTCGGCGCGGTACTGATCGGCATCATCACCACGGGCCTCACCATCAAGGGCCTGCCGTACTACACCCAGGACGTCGTCGAGGGCGCGGTCCTCATCCTCGCCCTGGTCTTCAGCTTCACCTTGTCCAAGCGCCGCACCGCATAA
- a CDS encoding MIP/aquaporin family protein, with amino-acid sequence MSSSDIFIGETIGTAILILLGGGVCAAVTLKASKARNAGWLAITFGWGFAVLTAVYTSAPLSGAHLNPAVTLALALKKNGIPWSDVPIYWGGQLLGAMIGAALVWVAYYGQFHAHLTDKDIVGEPAAKGAKAKAKSVEAREAGAGPVLGIFSTGPEIRNAVQNVATEVIGTIVLVLAVLTQGLNDDNKGLGTLGALITALVVVAIGLSLGGPTGYAINPARDLGPRIVHALLSLPNKGGSDWSYAWVPVVGPLLGAAIAAGIYNVAFA; translated from the coding sequence GTGTCCAGCTCCGACATCTTCATCGGCGAGACCATCGGTACCGCCATACTCATCCTGCTCGGCGGTGGCGTCTGCGCCGCTGTGACGCTGAAGGCCTCCAAGGCCCGTAACGCCGGTTGGCTCGCCATCACCTTCGGGTGGGGCTTCGCCGTGCTGACGGCCGTCTACACCTCCGCGCCGCTCTCCGGCGCCCACCTCAACCCGGCCGTGACCCTCGCGCTCGCGCTGAAGAAGAACGGCATCCCGTGGAGTGACGTCCCGATCTACTGGGGCGGGCAGCTGCTCGGCGCCATGATCGGTGCCGCACTGGTCTGGGTCGCCTACTACGGCCAGTTCCACGCCCACCTCACCGACAAGGACATCGTCGGCGAGCCGGCCGCGAAGGGCGCCAAGGCCAAGGCCAAGTCCGTCGAGGCCCGGGAGGCCGGCGCCGGCCCCGTGCTCGGCATCTTCTCCACCGGCCCCGAGATCCGGAACGCGGTACAGAACGTCGCCACCGAGGTCATCGGCACCATCGTGCTCGTCCTGGCGGTCCTGACGCAGGGTTTGAACGACGACAACAAGGGTCTCGGTACTCTCGGCGCCCTGATCACCGCGCTCGTCGTGGTCGCCATCGGTCTGTCCCTCGGTGGCCCGACCGGTTACGCGATCAACCCGGCCCGTGACCTCGGTCCGCGTATCGTCCACGCCCTTCTGTCCCTGCCCAACAAGGGCGGCTCCGACTGGAGCTACGCCTGGGTCCCGGTGGTCGGCCCCCTGCTCGGCGCCGCCATCGCTGCAGGCATCTACAACGTCGCCTTCGCTTAA
- a CDS encoding sugar ABC transporter ATP-binding protein: MSPTDTSHEKADGGESGAAVSLRDVSKAFGGKTVLASVSLDIAPGSVVALLGANGAGKSTLIKILSGVHADHGGEVLVDGSPAALRSPLAARQLGIQTVHQRISEGVVPGLTVAENLGFEELAQRRGNPFLNGRRQLARAREIQANLGLDWTDAVLKQDVTELGISDRQLLILARALATRPRLLILDEPTSALSAAEAERLFALVEGMRNDGIAVLYVSHRLGEIDALADRLVVLRDGRLTEDQTRPFDWDAALRAMLAQAHETTTARPVREGDQGDVVLSLKGVPLFEGRPPLDLDLRSGEVTGVVGLLGAGKTELARGLFGAEPFTTGTVELDGRPYTPRRPADAIRDGVHLVPEDRHADALVPGWSVAQNISLPFLRSFSRLGLMNTAREHALGRDTIDALGVVTRDEHSTVEELSGGNQQKVVVGRWLAETPRVLILDEPFRGVDIGARRDIGRRARALATEGAAVLVLSADVDEILEVADRVVVLAAGEIHLDAYGEDAERDRVIQTISASV, translated from the coding sequence ATGTCGCCCACTGACACCAGCCACGAGAAGGCCGACGGCGGCGAGAGCGGGGCCGCCGTCAGCCTGCGGGACGTCAGCAAGGCCTTCGGCGGCAAGACGGTGCTCGCCTCCGTCTCGCTGGACATCGCGCCGGGCAGCGTGGTCGCGCTGCTCGGCGCGAACGGCGCCGGCAAGTCCACGCTGATCAAGATCCTGTCCGGGGTGCACGCCGACCACGGCGGCGAGGTCCTGGTGGACGGCTCCCCGGCCGCCCTCCGAAGCCCCCTCGCCGCCCGTCAGTTGGGCATCCAGACCGTCCATCAGCGGATCAGCGAGGGCGTCGTCCCCGGCCTCACCGTCGCAGAGAACCTCGGCTTCGAGGAACTGGCGCAGCGCCGCGGCAACCCGTTCCTCAACGGACGCAGGCAGCTCGCCCGCGCCCGTGAGATCCAGGCCAACCTCGGCCTCGACTGGACCGACGCCGTCCTCAAGCAGGACGTCACCGAACTCGGCATCTCCGACCGCCAGTTGCTCATCCTGGCCCGCGCCCTCGCCACCCGCCCCCGCCTGCTGATCCTCGACGAACCGACCTCGGCGCTCTCCGCCGCCGAGGCCGAGCGCCTCTTCGCGCTCGTCGAAGGAATGCGGAACGACGGCATCGCGGTCCTCTACGTCTCCCACCGACTCGGTGAGATCGACGCCCTGGCCGACCGTCTGGTCGTACTTCGGGACGGCCGTCTCACCGAGGACCAGACCCGCCCCTTCGACTGGGACGCCGCCCTGCGCGCGATGCTCGCCCAGGCCCACGAGACGACCACCGCCCGCCCGGTCCGGGAGGGCGACCAGGGAGACGTCGTCCTGTCCCTGAAGGGCGTACCTCTCTTCGAGGGCCGCCCCCCGCTCGATCTCGACCTCCGCAGCGGCGAAGTCACCGGCGTCGTCGGCCTGTTGGGCGCCGGCAAGACCGAGCTGGCCCGCGGCCTCTTCGGCGCCGAGCCCTTCACCACCGGCACGGTCGAGCTGGACGGCAGGCCGTACACGCCCCGCCGCCCCGCCGACGCCATCCGCGACGGCGTCCACCTCGTCCCCGAGGACCGGCACGCCGACGCCCTCGTCCCCGGCTGGTCGGTGGCCCAGAACATCTCCCTGCCGTTCCTCAGGTCCTTCTCGCGGCTGGGCCTGATGAACACGGCCAGGGAACACGCACTCGGCCGCGACACGATCGACGCACTCGGTGTCGTCACCCGCGACGAGCACAGCACCGTCGAGGAGCTCTCCGGCGGCAACCAGCAGAAGGTCGTGGTCGGCCGCTGGCTCGCCGAGACCCCTCGTGTCCTCATCCTGGACGAGCCGTTCCGAGGTGTGGACATCGGTGCCCGGCGCGACATCGGCCGCCGCGCCCGCGCGCTCGCCACCGAAGGCGCCGCCGTACTCGTCCTGTCCGCCGACGTCGACGAGATCCTGGAGGTCGCCGACCGGGTCGTCGTACTCGCCGCCGGTGAGATCCACCTGGACGCGTACGGCGAGGACGCGGAGCGCGACCGCGTCATCCAGACCATCTCGGCGTCCGTGTGA
- a CDS encoding IclR family transcriptional regulator, whose product MARNIQSLERAAAMLRLLGGGERRLGLSDIASSLGLAKGTAHGILRTLQHEGFVEQDDASGRYQLGAELLRLGTTYLDVHELRARALVWTDDLARSSGESVHLGVLHQQGVLIVHHVFRPDDSRQVLEIGAMQPLHSTALGKVLAAYDPVAHSEVLEAERKAFTDRTVHTLDDFEGVLDITRARGYAADVEETWEGVASIAAPIHDRRRMPVGAVGITGAVERLCREGELRSELIAAVRDCARAVSRDLGAGRF is encoded by the coding sequence ATGGCACGGAACATCCAGTCGCTCGAACGGGCGGCCGCGATGCTGCGGTTGCTCGGAGGCGGCGAACGGCGGCTCGGCCTGTCGGACATCGCCTCGTCGCTGGGCCTCGCCAAGGGCACCGCCCACGGCATACTGCGCACGCTGCAGCACGAGGGGTTCGTCGAGCAGGACGACGCCTCCGGGCGCTACCAGCTGGGCGCGGAGCTGCTGCGGCTCGGGACCACGTACCTGGACGTCCACGAGCTGCGGGCGCGCGCCCTGGTCTGGACGGACGACCTGGCCCGTTCCAGCGGCGAGAGCGTCCATCTGGGGGTCCTGCACCAGCAGGGCGTGCTGATCGTGCACCACGTCTTCCGGCCCGACGACAGCCGGCAGGTCCTGGAGATAGGGGCCATGCAGCCGCTGCACTCCACAGCCCTGGGCAAGGTCCTCGCGGCGTACGACCCGGTGGCGCACAGCGAGGTCCTGGAGGCCGAGCGCAAGGCGTTCACCGACCGGACCGTGCACACGCTGGACGACTTCGAGGGCGTCCTGGACATCACCCGCGCGCGCGGGTACGCGGCCGACGTCGAGGAGACCTGGGAGGGGGTGGCGTCCATCGCCGCCCCCATCCACGACCGGCGGCGCATGCCCGTCGGCGCGGTCGGCATCACCGGTGCCGTGGAGCGGCTGTGCCGCGAGGGCGAGCTGCGCTCCGAGCTGATCGCGGCCGTACGGGACTGCGCCCGCGCGGTGTCGCGCGACCTGGGCGCCGGACGGTTCTGA
- the glpK gene encoding glycerol kinase GlpK — MTDAHTAGPFIAAIDQGTTSSRCIVFDRDGRIVSVDQKEHEQIFPKPGWVEHNATEIWTNVEEVVAGAIAKAGITSDDIKAIGITNQRETTLLWDKNTGEPVHNAIVWQDTRTDALCRELGRNVGQDRFRRETGLPLASYFAGPKARWLLDNVEGLRERAEAGDILFGTMDSWVIWNLTGGVDGGKHYTDVTNASRTMLMNLHTLEWDEKIAESIGVPLSMLPEIRSSAEVYGEVTGGRLGDLLGGIPVASALGDQQAALFGQTCFEEGEAKSTYGTGTFMLLNTGEKIINSYSGLLTTVGYRIGDQKPVYALEGSIAVTGSLVQWMRDQMGLISTAAEIETLALTVEDNGGAYFVPAFSGLFAPYWRSDARGVIAGLTRYVTKAHLARAVLEATAWQTREITDAMTKDSGVELAALKVDGGMTSNNLLMQTLSDFLDAPVVRPMVAETTCLGAAYAAGLAVGFWTNTDELRANWRRAAEWTPRMDAETRDREYKSWLKAVERTMGWLEEEN, encoded by the coding sequence GTGACCGACGCCCACACCGCCGGGCCCTTCATCGCCGCCATCGACCAGGGCACCACCTCCAGCCGCTGCATCGTCTTCGACCGCGACGGGCGCATCGTCTCCGTCGACCAGAAGGAGCACGAGCAGATCTTCCCGAAGCCGGGCTGGGTGGAGCACAACGCCACCGAGATCTGGACCAACGTCGAGGAGGTCGTCGCCGGGGCCATCGCGAAGGCCGGCATCACCAGCGACGACATCAAGGCCATCGGCATCACCAACCAGCGCGAGACCACGCTGCTCTGGGACAAGAACACCGGTGAGCCCGTCCACAACGCCATCGTCTGGCAGGACACCCGCACCGACGCGCTCTGCCGGGAGCTCGGCCGCAACGTCGGCCAGGACCGCTTCCGCCGCGAGACCGGCCTGCCGCTGGCCTCGTACTTCGCCGGTCCGAAGGCCCGCTGGCTGCTGGACAACGTCGAGGGTCTGCGCGAGCGCGCCGAGGCCGGCGACATCCTCTTCGGCACCATGGACAGCTGGGTCATCTGGAACCTGACGGGTGGTGTCGACGGCGGCAAGCACTACACCGACGTCACCAACGCCTCCCGCACCATGCTGATGAACCTGCACACACTGGAGTGGGACGAGAAGATCGCCGAGTCCATCGGCGTCCCGCTGTCGATGCTCCCCGAGATCCGCTCCTCCGCCGAGGTGTACGGCGAGGTCACCGGCGGGCGGCTCGGCGACCTGCTCGGCGGCATCCCGGTCGCCTCCGCGCTCGGCGACCAGCAGGCGGCCCTGTTCGGCCAGACCTGCTTCGAGGAGGGCGAGGCCAAGTCCACGTACGGCACCGGAACGTTCATGCTGCTGAACACCGGCGAGAAGATCATCAACTCCTACAGCGGCCTGCTGACCACGGTCGGCTACCGGATCGGCGACCAGAAGCCGGTCTACGCGCTGGAGGGCTCGATCGCCGTCACCGGTTCGCTGGTGCAGTGGATGCGCGACCAGATGGGCCTCATCTCCACCGCCGCCGAGATCGAGACGCTGGCGCTCACGGTCGAGGACAACGGCGGCGCGTACTTCGTGCCGGCCTTCTCCGGTCTGTTCGCCCCGTACTGGCGCTCCGACGCCCGCGGTGTCATCGCCGGTCTCACCCGGTACGTCACCAAGGCGCACCTCGCGCGCGCCGTCCTGGAGGCCACCGCCTGGCAGACCCGTGAGATCACGGACGCCATGACCAAGGACTCGGGCGTCGAGCTCGCGGCCCTCAAGGTCGACGGCGGCATGACCTCCAACAACCTGCTGATGCAGACCCTCTCGGACTTCCTCGACGCCCCCGTGGTGCGCCCGATGGTCGCCGAGACCACCTGCCTCGGCGCCGCCTACGCCGCCGGTCTCGCCGTCGGCTTCTGGACCAACACCGACGAACTGCGCGCCAACTGGCGGCGGGCCGCCGAGTGGACCCCCCGCATGGACGCGGAGACCCGCGACCGTGAGTACAAGAGCTGGCTCAAGGCCGTCGAGCGGACCATGGGCTGGCTCGAAGAAGAGAACTGA
- the mtnK gene encoding S-methyl-5-thioribose kinase, producing MGYRILETDDIPAYLRERGHWEDPDDITVREVSDGNVNRVFLASNAAGTRGLALKQALPWVRVAGPSWPLSPERADAEARAYEQLAKVAPDEIPRIHGYDPEHHALVMEDLSDLEVLRTLLNEGASYGPYTSPQIGRLVARLSFATSDFGMESADRKALFAASVNAELCKITEDVVLSEPYIEHEHNHWHPGLDDLAAAFRADTALRTEVADLRHVFMTSAQALLHGDLHSGSVMVGEREGAHVLRVFDPEFSFVGPIGFDLGLYWANALVSEERARALGSLTDHGDQLRLSWEAFETEFRRLWPSRVDTFFDAPYLDRFLHRVWTESLGFAGTELVRRIIGFAHLTDLTTLENPVPASRRALLLGRELIVRRAELTSPDAVREVVASLG from the coding sequence ATGGGCTACCGCATCCTGGAGACCGACGACATCCCCGCGTACCTGCGCGAGCGGGGCCACTGGGAGGACCCGGACGACATCACCGTCCGCGAGGTGTCGGACGGCAACGTCAACCGCGTCTTCCTCGCCTCGAACGCCGCCGGCACCCGCGGTCTCGCCCTCAAGCAGGCCCTGCCCTGGGTCCGCGTAGCCGGCCCCTCCTGGCCGCTGAGCCCCGAGCGCGCCGACGCCGAGGCCCGCGCGTACGAACAACTCGCCAAGGTCGCCCCCGACGAGATCCCCCGGATCCACGGCTACGACCCCGAGCACCACGCCCTTGTCATGGAGGACCTCTCCGACCTGGAGGTCCTGCGCACCCTCCTCAACGAGGGCGCGTCGTACGGCCCGTACACCTCACCCCAGATCGGCCGCCTCGTCGCCCGGCTCTCCTTCGCCACCAGCGACTTCGGCATGGAGTCCGCCGACCGCAAGGCGCTGTTCGCCGCCTCGGTCAACGCCGAGCTGTGCAAGATCACCGAGGACGTCGTCCTCTCCGAGCCGTACATCGAGCACGAACACAACCACTGGCACCCGGGGCTGGACGACCTCGCCGCCGCCTTCCGCGCGGACACCGCCCTGCGCACCGAGGTCGCCGACCTCCGCCACGTCTTCATGACGAGCGCCCAGGCCCTCCTCCACGGAGACCTCCACTCGGGCAGCGTCATGGTCGGCGAACGCGAAGGCGCCCACGTCCTGCGTGTCTTCGACCCCGAGTTCTCCTTCGTCGGCCCCATCGGCTTCGACCTCGGCCTGTACTGGGCCAACGCGCTCGTCTCCGAGGAACGGGCCCGTGCCCTGGGCAGTCTCACGGACCACGGAGACCAGCTCCGCCTCTCCTGGGAGGCCTTCGAGACCGAGTTCCGCCGCCTCTGGCCGTCCCGCGTCGACACCTTCTTCGACGCTCCCTACCTCGACCGCTTCCTCCACCGCGTCTGGACGGAGTCCCTGGGCTTCGCCGGCACGGAACTCGTCCGCCGCATCATCGGCTTCGCCCACCTCACCGACCTGACGACCCTGGAGAACCCGGTACCGGCATCCCGCCGGGCGCTGCTCCTGGGCCGTGAACTGATCGTCCGCCGTGCGGAGCTGACCTCACCGGACGCGGTGCGCGAGGTCGTGGCCTCACTCGGCTGA
- a CDS encoding FAD-dependent oxidoreductase, translating into MTSQTTLQTLPALGKRPASGSNPSRAETREQLSKASYDLLVIGGGILGISTAWHAAQSGLRVALVDAGDFAGATSSASSKLLHGGLRYLQTGAVKLVAENHFERRAVSRQVAPHLANPLTFYLPVYKGGPHGAAKLGAGVFAYSALSAFGDGVGHLLSPSKAAQDVPELRTENLKAVAVYGDDQMNDSRMALMTVRAAVESGAVVLNHSEVTGLRFTRGRVTGAELRDQLSGDEFGVNARLVLNATGPWVDHLRRMENPDAAPSIRLSKGAHLVLKRTAPWKAALATPIDKYRITFALPWEDMLLLGTTDEVYEGDPADVAVNDKDIAQILDEAAFSIRDQQLDRDLITYSFAGLRVLPGGPGDTAKAKRETVVTEGRAGMLSVAGGKWTTFRHIGRTIMKKLEALPGHPLGEDFEPVGSLPKRLPLPGVANPRAVAHRLLVDHPAPGPRMGADTARHLATHYGSLAFDIARLANENPELGERVHPDAPEIWAQVVYARDTEWAETSDDVLRRRTTLTIRGLATDEVRTKVQDLLDKK; encoded by the coding sequence ATGACCAGTCAGACCACCCTGCAGACCCTGCCTGCCCTGGGGAAGCGCCCGGCGTCCGGCTCGAACCCGAGCCGTGCCGAGACCCGGGAGCAGCTCTCCAAGGCGTCGTACGACCTCCTCGTGATCGGCGGCGGCATCCTGGGCATCTCCACCGCCTGGCACGCCGCGCAGTCCGGGCTCAGGGTGGCCCTGGTCGACGCCGGCGACTTCGCCGGCGCCACCTCCTCCGCCTCCTCCAAGCTGCTCCACGGCGGTCTGCGCTATCTGCAGACCGGCGCCGTGAAGCTGGTGGCGGAGAACCACTTCGAACGCCGTGCGGTGTCCCGCCAGGTGGCCCCCCACCTGGCGAACCCGCTCACGTTCTACCTCCCCGTGTACAAGGGCGGGCCGCACGGCGCGGCGAAGCTCGGGGCCGGCGTCTTCGCCTACTCGGCGCTGTCGGCCTTCGGCGACGGCGTGGGCCACCTGCTCTCGCCGTCGAAGGCCGCGCAGGACGTGCCCGAGCTGCGCACCGAGAACCTCAAGGCCGTGGCCGTGTACGGCGACGACCAGATGAACGACTCCCGGATGGCCCTGATGACGGTCCGCGCGGCCGTCGAGTCGGGTGCCGTCGTCCTGAACCACTCCGAGGTCACCGGGCTGCGGTTCACCAGGGGCCGGGTGACCGGTGCGGAGCTGCGCGACCAACTCTCCGGCGACGAGTTCGGTGTGAACGCGCGGCTGGTGCTGAACGCGACCGGGCCGTGGGTCGACCACCTGCGCAGGATGGAGAACCCGGACGCGGCGCCGTCCATCCGGCTGTCCAAGGGCGCGCACCTGGTGCTGAAGCGGACGGCTCCGTGGAAGGCCGCGCTCGCCACCCCGATCGACAAGTACCGCATCACCTTCGCCCTCCCCTGGGAGGACATGCTGCTGCTCGGCACGACCGACGAGGTGTACGAGGGCGACCCGGCGGACGTCGCGGTCAACGACAAGGACATAGCCCAGATCCTGGACGAGGCCGCGTTCTCCATCCGGGACCAGCAGCTCGACCGTGACCTGATCACGTACTCCTTCGCCGGTCTGCGGGTGCTGCCGGGCGGTCCCGGTGACACCGCGAAGGCCAAGCGCGAGACGGTCGTCACCGAAGGCCGGGCCGGCATGCTGTCCGTCGCGGGCGGCAAGTGGACGACCTTCCGGCACATCGGCCGCACGATCATGAAGAAGCTGGAGGCGCTGCCCGGGCACCCCCTGGGTGAGGACTTCGAGCCGGTCGGCTCGCTGCCGAAGAGGCTGCCACTGCCGGGGGTCGCCAACCCGCGCGCGGTCGCCCACCGGCTCCTCGTCGACCACCCGGCGCCCGGCCCCCGCATGGGCGCCGACACCGCGCGGCACCTGGCCACGCACTACGGGTCGCTGGCCTTCGACATCGCCCGTCTCGCCAACGAGAACCCCGAGCTGGGCGAGCGTGTCCACCCGGACGCCCCTGAGATCTGGGCGCAGGTCGTCTACGCCCGTGACACCGAGTGGGCCGAGACGTCCGACGACGTGCTGCGCCGCCGGACGACGCTGACGATACGGGGGCTGGCGACGGACGAGGTCCGCACGAAGGTGCAGGATCTGCTCGACAAGAAGTAA
- a CDS encoding SMI1/KNR4 family protein, whose product MNIDHADPAELAALREAFAVDDGGESALGWAAVHAFEAEHGVVLPEPYRTFVAEVSDGSFQGPPVYGLVGLAELPDDWGDDGADRDLGRPFPLTAPWLWEEDDGPYEDLETVVGEVVNHGSIVLGTDGCAMNWHLVVTGPHRGHIWHVTDVGALPFGAEFGHTTSAPGFGGWVAHWAAGKEWFDAESAE is encoded by the coding sequence ATGAACATCGATCATGCCGACCCCGCCGAGCTGGCGGCCCTGCGCGAGGCGTTCGCCGTGGACGACGGCGGGGAGTCGGCTCTCGGCTGGGCGGCTGTGCACGCCTTCGAGGCGGAGCACGGGGTGGTGCTGCCCGAGCCGTACCGGACGTTCGTGGCGGAGGTGTCCGACGGATCCTTCCAGGGACCGCCGGTGTACGGGCTCGTGGGGCTGGCCGAACTGCCCGACGACTGGGGGGACGACGGGGCGGACCGGGACCTGGGCAGGCCGTTCCCGCTCACGGCACCCTGGCTGTGGGAAGAGGACGACGGTCCGTACGAGGACCTGGAGACCGTCGTCGGCGAGGTCGTCAACCATGGCTCGATCGTGCTCGGCACGGACGGTTGCGCCATGAACTGGCATCTCGTCGTCACCGGCCCCCATCGGGGACACATATGGCACGTCACCGATGTGGGTGCCCTGCCGTTCGGCGCGGAGTTCGGCCACACGACCTCCGCGCCCGGCTTCGGCGGCTGGGTCGCGCACTGGGCCGCCGGGAAGGAGTGGTTCGACGCCGAGTCAGCCGAGTGA